The segment AATAAATGGCAAACTTAAAAGAACTCAATAAGAGAAAAGAAGTATTGTGCGGCGGCCACAGGATGTGCGCGGGTTGCGGCGCGCCGATAATCGTAAGGCAGATGGGGCTCTCGCAGGAGATTCCGCTTGTGGTCGGAAGCGCCACGGGCTGCCTCGAAGTCTCGACGACGCCGAATCCCTTCACGGCGTGGAACTGCAGTTTCGTCCATTGCGCTTTTGAAAATTCCGCCGCGACCGTTTCAGGCGCGGAAGCCGCATACAGGTCGCTAAGGCGCCGCGGCAAGGTAAAGGACGAGATGAGATTTGTGGCGCTCGGCGGAGACGGCGGCACCTACGATATAGGATTACAGTCGCTCTCAGGCATGCTCGAGCGCGGGCAGAGGATATTGTATATCTGCTACAACAACGAAGCTTATATGAATACAGGCGTCCAGCGTTCAAGCGCTACCCCGCGCGGTACGCAGACGACTACGGCGCCCGTAGGTTTGAAGTCCATCGGAAAAAAACAATACCCAAAAGACTTGACCGGCATAGCGGTAGCGCATAGAATACCCTTTGTGGCCACAGCCAGCCCGAGCCACTGGAACGACCTTATAACAAAGTCGCAAAAGGCGCTTTCGGTAGACGGGCCCGCTTTCATGAACGTGATATCGCCGTGCCCGTTAGGGTGGGCTTATCCGTCGGATAAGACGATAGAGATGGCGAAACTCGCGGTCGACACATGTTTCTGGCCGCTGTACGAGGTAGAGGACGGCAATGCCTGGAAGCTGAGCTATAAGCCGGCCGCCAAGAAGCCGATCACGGATTACCTCAAGGCGCAGGGCCGTTTCCGCCACCTGTTAAGGCCGGAGAACGCTTCTGTGGTCGAGGAGATCCAGAAGAGGATAGACGACGATTGGGCCGCGCTGTTGAAACGCTGCGGCACTGACGCATAATATAGAGCAGCACCGCTCTTTGTGAAATATCCGCTCCCCTGTAGCTCAGTTGGTAGAGCAGTGGACTGTGCGAGGGCGAAGCCCGAGCAAAAACTCGGGCTATGGCCAAGCGGACATGAAAGGAGGTGACAATGGCAAAACGCGATACGCGGACTTACAAAGATCGCCGGCAATACATAATAGCTGCCGTCCATAAAAGACGGAGAAAGATAAGGCAAATGGCTATTGAGTATAAAGGCGGTCGCTGTGAAGTATGCGGTTACGACCGTTGCAGCGATGCTTTGGAGTTCCATCACGTCGATTCTTCCAAGAAAGACTTCAGCATATCCTCAAAAGGATATACGAGAAGTTGGACGAAAGTAAAAGAAGAATTGGACAAATGTGTATTGCTGTGCGCCAATTGTCACCGAGAGACTCATGTCCAAGCGCAGCTTCTACAGGAAACTGTAGTTGAAAAAGCAGGAGAATTGTCCGCAGCGTAGTATTAGCTGACGGAGCGCCACAGATGTGGCGTCTGGAAGCCCCTCTGGGGTAATCAGCAGCCGAGCCCTTTAGAAATAGAGGGAAGGTTCAGAGACTATGCACCTGCCTCCTAAACGTAAAGCCGTAGGAGATGATATAGTCCAAGTCCGGTAGCAATACCGGGGTACTTGTAATCCACGTGTCCCTGGTTCGAGCCCAGGCGGGGGAGCCAAATTTTCTCGCGACAAAATTAATAAAATTTGGCGACACCGCCGAGAAATAGGGAGTTACAGAGGGAAAAGACCGTTTTCCCTCTGTCCCCTAAACATCATCGGCGGAAGGAAAGAGAGAAGAC is part of the Candidatus Omnitrophota bacterium genome and harbors:
- a CDS encoding thiamine pyrophosphate-dependent enzyme, which produces MANLKELNKRKEVLCGGHRMCAGCGAPIIVRQMGLSQEIPLVVGSATGCLEVSTTPNPFTAWNCSFVHCAFENSAATVSGAEAAYRSLRRRGKVKDEMRFVALGGDGGTYDIGLQSLSGMLERGQRILYICYNNEAYMNTGVQRSSATPRGTQTTTAPVGLKSIGKKQYPKDLTGIAVAHRIPFVATASPSHWNDLITKSQKALSVDGPAFMNVISPCPLGWAYPSDKTIEMAKLAVDTCFWPLYEVEDGNAWKLSYKPAAKKPITDYLKAQGRFRHLLRPENASVVEEIQKRIDDDWAALLKRCGTDA